The Silurus meridionalis isolate SWU-2019-XX chromosome 16, ASM1480568v1, whole genome shotgun sequence genome has a segment encoding these proteins:
- the LOC124398995 gene encoding SAM pointed domain-containing Ets transcription factor-like — protein sequence MSSPSRPHIYVDVPAFPHGHLSPYSAEEHLKTLYGFPSMPEYLSRFDMLVSEDTAWIMRKTETFTSMDRDVELRQCKEAGQDSVIDSTAGHRAQCVGLSGQTDMEDRCLEQVQSLVLDEVLKDIETACKLLNITPDPTEWSSGHAQKWLLWTEHLYRLPQVGKAFQHLSGSDLCVMSEEEFRQRCSPCGDVLFAHLDIWKTAAWMKDRCSPENNTFIGAGTDELCAEADSSCSGQPIHLWQFLRELLLKPHNYGRSIRWLNKEKGIFKIEDSAHVAKLWGIRKNRPAMNYDKLSRSIRQYYKKGIIKKPDVSQRLVYQFVHPV from the exons ATGTCGAGTCCCAGCAGGCCTCATATTTATGTCGATGTCCCAGCATTCCCACATGGTCACCTCTCACCGTATTCTGCTGAGGAACATCTCAAGACCTTGTACGGTTTTCCCAGCATGCCAGAGTACCTGTCCCGCTTCGACATGCTGGTGTCAGAGGACACGGCATGGATCATGAGGAAGACAGAGACCTTCACATCTATGGACAGGGATGTGGAGCTACGACAGTGTAAGGAGGCGGGGCAGGACTCTGTGATTGACAGCACAGCGGGACACAGAGCTCAATGTGTGGGTCTGAGTGGACAGACGGACATGGAGGACAGGTGTCTGGAGCAGGTACAGAGTTTAGTACTGGATGAGGTGCTGAAGGACATCGAGACGGCGTGCAAACTCCTCAACATCACTCCag ATCCTACAGAATGGAGCTCGGGACATGCACAGAAGTGGTTGTTGTGGACGGAGCACCTGTATCGCCTCCCGCAGGTGGGAAAAGCCTTCCAGCACCTGAGCGGCAGCGACCTGTGTGTGATGAGCGAGGAGGAGTTCAGGCAGCGCTGCTCGCCGTGTGGAGACGTCCTGTTCGCTCACCTCGACATCTGGAAGACCG CCGCCTGGATGAAGGACAGATGTTCTCCTGAAAACAACACTTTTATCGGTGCAGGAACAGATGAGCTGTGTGCTGAAGCCGACTCGTCCTGCAGTGGGCAGCCCATCCACCTGTGGCAGTTCCTCCGAGAGCTGCTCCTCAAACCGCACAACTACGGACGCTCCATCCGCTGGCTTAACAAGGAGAAAG GAATTTTTAAAATCGAGGACTCAGCCCACGTGGCTAAGCTGTGGGGGATCCGGAAAAACCGTCCAGCCATGAACTACGATAAACTGAGCCGCTCCATTCGCCAGTACTACAAGAAAGGCATAATAAAGAAGCCGGACGTGTCTCAGAGACTCGTCTATCAGTTTGTCCATCCGGTGTGA